The DNA segment AGGAATGCCAGCAGCGCCGCGCCGAGCACCCCGAATATCGCGTACAACCCGGCCATCACCTCGCGTTTCAGCGGGCTCCCGAGCGGCTCCGCCGTCAGTCGACGGACCGGCGGGAGGATCGCGATCCCGCCGAGGATCAGGAGGAAGGCGCCGACCTGCGGAACCAGCGTGAGCGCGACGACGATCGTCCCGTACCCCGCGACGTAGCAGCCGCGCCGCCAGAGCTGTTCGCGGTCGGTGAGCTCCTCGGTCGGGACGAAGCCGGCGACGCCGTCACCGCCCGAGTCGCTTCCGCCGCTACCTCCACCTCCGCCGCCCGCCGCCCCCGAGTCGGCGGCGACCTGCCGGGCCTGTTGCTGCACGTACTCGTCGAGCTCCTCGGCGGCCGCCTCGGTCTGGGGGGCGCCGCAGTCGACGCAGTAGCGGGCCTCGTCGTCGATCGACGACTCGCACCGGGGACAGGTCTTCATCCTCATCGGAACGGCACCGCGGTCGGGCTTAACTCTTCGGGGCTCGTCTCCGCGATCGATCCGGCCGCAGTCGGTCGATTCATCGCGATTCGCAGCGCGGCGGTCGGCGCCGGTTCTCCGAGGCGATAATCGGGAGGGTACGCTTTAGTCGCTGAGATCCCGACGATGTAGCAACACGACGGCGCACCGTTCACGCGGTTCGGCCCCGTTGCGACGAGACCGACACCACGATGACCGCCTCGACACCACGATGACCTCCAGAGCTCCACCGGACGGCGCGGATCCGTCCGAGAGGACGACGAGCGCCGGTTCCGGAAGCTGCCGGCGCGAGGAGGTGACGGAGGACGAAAGCGGGGGAGCCGCGCTGCGCGCCTGGCTTTCGACTCTCAGCGTCGTCCTGGTCGCTCTCGCGGTGTGCCTCTCGCTTTTCGGCGCCGCGGCCACGGCCACCGCCGCGGCGACCGTCTCGGAGGAGGACGCGGTGGCGGTCGGGGGAGGCGACGCCGTCTCGGCGATCGAGACCGACGGAGCGGCGGAACGGGGCGACGCCGTCAGTCGCGAGATCGACGGGTCGTTCAGCCGACCGACGTACACCGGGACGGCCGGGGACGTCGTGGAGATCAGACACGCGGTCGACGCCTCGGGGGACGACACAGCCTACCTGCTCGTCGGCGGGAACCGCCTCACCGACTCCGGCGGGACGATCGGTTTCGTCGACGTGCTCCGGGTGAGCGGCGGATCGACGACGATCAACACGCGTCTCATCGGGACGAACGAGAGCGACGTCGACAGCTGCAGCGACGACGACGTGTCCTGCGACCTCGAGTTCAGGAACGGGGACGGCGACGTGATCGCCGATAGCCTCGGGAACCTCTCCG comes from the Halorubrum depositum genome and includes:
- a CDS encoding zinc ribbon domain-containing protein; the encoded protein is MKTCPRCESSIDDEARYCVDCGAPQTEAAAEELDEYVQQQARQVAADSGAAGGGGGGSGGSDSGGDGVAGFVPTEELTDREQLWRRGCYVAGYGTIVVALTLVPQVGAFLLILGGIAILPPVRRLTAEPLGSPLKREVMAGLYAIFGVLGAALLAFL